A genomic stretch from Cardiocondyla obscurior isolate alpha-2009 linkage group LG10, Cobs3.1, whole genome shotgun sequence includes:
- the LOC139105960 gene encoding uncharacterized protein isoform X1, producing MHSMASIQNDEEIQYAPRSRPVSFYDNYKQDVPAMPPCVTSAMSAGNLNRAHDGNDTSVAPQSNNNYNSINNSNNNNNNRVSNAVSAGNVSKIYPAKVTGAVSTGNIGRICRDKEKELGRAPSMANCLSTTVPVNLAVSQIAGRHTPTRNSLRHSRMIVMHRTGHRPEKFLPPLIYHRRLARCLAALQTILGIAVISLSLWLLLWAPHLPVMDNPYWSGMPLLMSGSFGICLLCCFKKEYPTMTSGFCLYATKVVSIFLTILTTIACVSACVFSAMHLSRLMGLECTPARVLNATCVCRPRGEPPDSFEDAVRYIDLNCPEVESILTILLIFSCTCNGLGALVAGWYSYLHWSTRYKRPKYTQVRTNTISNNKFNSRPIYKLNLEER from the exons ATGCACTCGATGGCCTCGATACAGAACGACGAAGAGATTCAGTATGCACCGAGAAGCCGGCCGGTGAGcttttacgataattataaG CAGGACGTGCCGGCAATGCCTCCGTGTGTTACTTCCGCTATGAGTGCGGGCAATTTAAATCGGGCCCATGATGGAAATGACACGTCCGTTGCACCTCAGAGCAACAACAATTACAACAGTATTAACAATAGCaacaataataacaataataggGTCAGTAACGCCGTTAGTGCGGGCAATGTATCCAAGATTTACCCTGCCAAAGTTACAG GTGCGGTATCAACCGGAAACATTGGGCGTATTTGTCGAGACAAAGAAAAGGAACTCGGCCGAGCACCGTCGATGGCTAACTGCCTGTCCACCACGGTTCCTGTCAATTTAGCAGTTTCTCAAATAGCCGGTCGACATACACCCACGAGAAATTCTTTGAGGCACAGCAGAATGATCGTAATGCATCGAACCGGCCATC gtCCAGAGAAGTTTCTACCTCCTTTGATCTACCATCGACGATTAGCCCGATGTTTGGCGGCATTGCAGACTATTCTTGGCATCGCGGTGATTTCTTTGTCGTTATGGTTGCTGCTTTGGGCACCGCATTTGCCTGTGATGGACAATCCATATTGGAGCGGCATGCCT ctcTTGATGTCCGGAAGCTTCGGAATTTGTCTCCTGTGCTGTTTTAAAAAGGAGTATCCGACTATGACTTCTGGATTTTGTCTTTATGCCACGAAA GTGGTTAGTATATTTTTGACGATTTTGACAACTATTGCTTGCGTGAGTGCATGTGTATTCTCCGCGATGCACTTGTCACGTCTTATGGGACTGGAATGCACTCCGGCACGAGTATTGAATGCCACATGCGTATGCAGACCTCGCGGTGAGCCGCCTGATTCATTCGAAGATGCAGTAAG GTACATAGATCTTAATTGTCCCGAAGTCGAAAGTATCCTGACGATTCTCCTCATCTTCTCGTGCACTTGCAACGGATTAGGCGCTTTGGTAGCAGGATGGTATAGTTACCTTCATTGGAGCACTCGATACAAAAGGCCGAAATATACCCAAGTCAGGACCAATACTATTTCCAACAATAAATTCAACAGCAGACCAATCTACAAATTAAACCTGGAGGAGCGATGA
- the LOC139105961 gene encoding odorant receptor 46a-like, producing the protein MPEAEMRVLKFTLLICAVTGCWQPDSWTSLFKHIAYKTYAMFLCSALYIFSISQFMNIVLYVQTSDEFTDSLYMMLTVFVAGYKQVYMWTDRKNIKVVIDIFNEKPFAACDAREVMIQEKFERMIQSYTLRYLSLILATIMSIILMSLFTAFPTRNLTYKTWVPYNYSHPAIYFLTYCHQLVGMAASGIVNVGCESVICGLLLHICCQFEILEYRLTKLQDNEKILRDCVNHHNRIYKYAYTINHLFVRIIGLQFAVSMFVLCSNLYRIAMATDIAVFVSLMMYTGAILAQIFIYCWFGNEVKVKSLQLASNIFRINWKNLSNSTKKGLLIIMKRATTPIEFSSAHIVTMNLDSFVSLLKMSYSVFNLLHQTHE; encoded by the exons GAAATGCGCGTGCTAAAATTTACGCTTTTAATCTGCGCCGTGACCGGATGCTGGCAGCCAGATTCATGGACGTCGTTGTTTAAACATATCGCGTATAAAACGTACGCGATGTTCCTCTGCTCtgcgttatatatattttcgatatCTCAATTTATGAATATCGTACTGTACGTTCAGACCTCTGACGAGTTTACCGATTCGTTGTACATGATGTTGACCGTATTCGTCGCAGGCTACAAACAAGTTTACATGTGGACGGATCGCAAGAATATTAAAGTggtaattgatatttttaatgaaaagcCATTTGCAGCATGTGACGCGCGTGAAGTTATGATTCAAGAGAAATTCGAAAGAATGATACA aagtTACACCCTGCGATACTTGAGCCTCATTTTGGCGACAATTATGTCGATAATATTAATGTCTCTTTTTACGGCATTTCCAACTCGCAATTTAACGTACAAGACATGGGTGCCGTACAATTATTCGCATCCTgctatatattttcttacttaTTGTCACCAATTAGTGGGCATGGCAGCCTCCGGTATAGTAAACGTCGGATGCGAGAGTGTAATTTGCGGTCTTCTATTACACATCTGCTGTCAGTTTGAAATTTTGGAATATCGATTAACTAAACTACAAGATAACGAAAAGATTCTACGCGACTGTGTTAATCATCACAACCGTATTTATAA ataTGCGTACACGATAAATCATCTGTTTGTGAGAATAATTGGCCTTCAATTCGCAGTGAGCATGTTCGTGCTTTgctcaaatttatatcgaataGCAATGGCAACGGATATCGCGGTCTTTGTATCATTGATGATGTACACAGGTGCTATATTAGCGCAAATCTTTATCTATTGTTGGTTTGGAAACGAAGTCAAAGTAAAA AGTCTTCAGTTAGcgagtaatatttttagaataaattgGAAAAACCTTAGCAATAGCACCAAGAAGggacttttaataattatgaagCGTGCAACGACTCCTATTGAATTTAGTAGCGCGCACATAGTTACGATGAATCTTGATTCTTTTGTATCG ttgcTCAAAATGTCTTATTCAGTTTTCAATTTGTTACATCAAACTCATGAATAG
- the LOC139105960 gene encoding uncharacterized protein isoform X4, protein MHSMASIQNDEEIQYAPRSRPDVPAMPPCVTSAMSAGNLNRAHDGNDTSVAPQSNNNYNSINNSNNNNNNRVSNAVSAGNVSKIYPAKVTGAVSTGNIGRICRDKEKELGRAPSMANCLSTTVPVNLAVSQIAGRHTPTRNSLRHSRMIVMHRTGHRPEKFLPPLIYHRRLARCLAALQTILGIAVISLSLWLLLWAPHLPVMDNPYWSGMPLLMSGSFGICLLCCFKKEYPTMTSGFCLYATKVVSIFLTILTTIACVSACVFSAMHLSRLMGLECTPARVLNATCVCRPRGEPPDSFEDAVRYIDLNCPEVESILTILLIFSCTCNGLGALVAGWYSYLHWSTRYKRPKYTQVRTNTISNNKFNSRPIYKLNLEER, encoded by the exons ATGCACTCGATGGCCTCGATACAGAACGACGAAGAGATTCAGTATGCACCGAGAAGCCGGCCG GACGTGCCGGCAATGCCTCCGTGTGTTACTTCCGCTATGAGTGCGGGCAATTTAAATCGGGCCCATGATGGAAATGACACGTCCGTTGCACCTCAGAGCAACAACAATTACAACAGTATTAACAATAGCaacaataataacaataataggGTCAGTAACGCCGTTAGTGCGGGCAATGTATCCAAGATTTACCCTGCCAAAGTTACAG GTGCGGTATCAACCGGAAACATTGGGCGTATTTGTCGAGACAAAGAAAAGGAACTCGGCCGAGCACCGTCGATGGCTAACTGCCTGTCCACCACGGTTCCTGTCAATTTAGCAGTTTCTCAAATAGCCGGTCGACATACACCCACGAGAAATTCTTTGAGGCACAGCAGAATGATCGTAATGCATCGAACCGGCCATC gtCCAGAGAAGTTTCTACCTCCTTTGATCTACCATCGACGATTAGCCCGATGTTTGGCGGCATTGCAGACTATTCTTGGCATCGCGGTGATTTCTTTGTCGTTATGGTTGCTGCTTTGGGCACCGCATTTGCCTGTGATGGACAATCCATATTGGAGCGGCATGCCT ctcTTGATGTCCGGAAGCTTCGGAATTTGTCTCCTGTGCTGTTTTAAAAAGGAGTATCCGACTATGACTTCTGGATTTTGTCTTTATGCCACGAAA GTGGTTAGTATATTTTTGACGATTTTGACAACTATTGCTTGCGTGAGTGCATGTGTATTCTCCGCGATGCACTTGTCACGTCTTATGGGACTGGAATGCACTCCGGCACGAGTATTGAATGCCACATGCGTATGCAGACCTCGCGGTGAGCCGCCTGATTCATTCGAAGATGCAGTAAG GTACATAGATCTTAATTGTCCCGAAGTCGAAAGTATCCTGACGATTCTCCTCATCTTCTCGTGCACTTGCAACGGATTAGGCGCTTTGGTAGCAGGATGGTATAGTTACCTTCATTGGAGCACTCGATACAAAAGGCCGAAATATACCCAAGTCAGGACCAATACTATTTCCAACAATAAATTCAACAGCAGACCAATCTACAAATTAAACCTGGAGGAGCGATGA
- the LOC139105960 gene encoding uncharacterized protein isoform X2, with translation MHSMASIQNDEEIQYAPRSRPVSFYDNYKDVPAMPPCVTSAMSAGNLNRAHDGNDTSVAPQSNNNYNSINNSNNNNNNRVSNAVSAGNVSKIYPAKVTGAVSTGNIGRICRDKEKELGRAPSMANCLSTTVPVNLAVSQIAGRHTPTRNSLRHSRMIVMHRTGHRPEKFLPPLIYHRRLARCLAALQTILGIAVISLSLWLLLWAPHLPVMDNPYWSGMPLLMSGSFGICLLCCFKKEYPTMTSGFCLYATKVVSIFLTILTTIACVSACVFSAMHLSRLMGLECTPARVLNATCVCRPRGEPPDSFEDAVRYIDLNCPEVESILTILLIFSCTCNGLGALVAGWYSYLHWSTRYKRPKYTQVRTNTISNNKFNSRPIYKLNLEER, from the exons ATGCACTCGATGGCCTCGATACAGAACGACGAAGAGATTCAGTATGCACCGAGAAGCCGGCCGGTGAGcttttacgataattataaG GACGTGCCGGCAATGCCTCCGTGTGTTACTTCCGCTATGAGTGCGGGCAATTTAAATCGGGCCCATGATGGAAATGACACGTCCGTTGCACCTCAGAGCAACAACAATTACAACAGTATTAACAATAGCaacaataataacaataataggGTCAGTAACGCCGTTAGTGCGGGCAATGTATCCAAGATTTACCCTGCCAAAGTTACAG GTGCGGTATCAACCGGAAACATTGGGCGTATTTGTCGAGACAAAGAAAAGGAACTCGGCCGAGCACCGTCGATGGCTAACTGCCTGTCCACCACGGTTCCTGTCAATTTAGCAGTTTCTCAAATAGCCGGTCGACATACACCCACGAGAAATTCTTTGAGGCACAGCAGAATGATCGTAATGCATCGAACCGGCCATC gtCCAGAGAAGTTTCTACCTCCTTTGATCTACCATCGACGATTAGCCCGATGTTTGGCGGCATTGCAGACTATTCTTGGCATCGCGGTGATTTCTTTGTCGTTATGGTTGCTGCTTTGGGCACCGCATTTGCCTGTGATGGACAATCCATATTGGAGCGGCATGCCT ctcTTGATGTCCGGAAGCTTCGGAATTTGTCTCCTGTGCTGTTTTAAAAAGGAGTATCCGACTATGACTTCTGGATTTTGTCTTTATGCCACGAAA GTGGTTAGTATATTTTTGACGATTTTGACAACTATTGCTTGCGTGAGTGCATGTGTATTCTCCGCGATGCACTTGTCACGTCTTATGGGACTGGAATGCACTCCGGCACGAGTATTGAATGCCACATGCGTATGCAGACCTCGCGGTGAGCCGCCTGATTCATTCGAAGATGCAGTAAG GTACATAGATCTTAATTGTCCCGAAGTCGAAAGTATCCTGACGATTCTCCTCATCTTCTCGTGCACTTGCAACGGATTAGGCGCTTTGGTAGCAGGATGGTATAGTTACCTTCATTGGAGCACTCGATACAAAAGGCCGAAATATACCCAAGTCAGGACCAATACTATTTCCAACAATAAATTCAACAGCAGACCAATCTACAAATTAAACCTGGAGGAGCGATGA
- the Psn gene encoding presenilin-1, whose translation MSESDYDSANEYTSLMYGHVESRTDDLILGNERRKSRSRSVNEEVENGVPEMHTEPPDAVVVRSNRRGASNSSNRNRLSHSRDEEEEELKYGAAHVIKLFVPVSLCMLVVVATISSVNFYTTKGMYLVYTPFHEDSADTSTKVWQAFANSLILMSVIVFMTVILITLYKYRFYKVIHGWLIISSLLLLSMFSVLYCEQVLKAYNIPMDLFTLGIVLWNFGAVGMICIHWQGPLQLQQAYLIFISALMALVFIKYLPEWTAWVVLGAISIWDLIAVLTPKGPLRILVETAQERNESIFPALIYSSTILYSFTVTYAGYVQTATMASGDTAASPTRNQEDNQTNQASGDAEEGFTPEWVETHDERGTRRAQEVRESSSAARENTRERESRSRESQGQTPAVAVAEEERGVKLGLGDFIFYSVLVGKASSYGDWNTTLACFVAILIGLCLTLLLLAIFKKALPALPISITFGLTFYFATRVIVAPFADSLASEQVFI comes from the exons ATGTCTGAGAGTGACTACGATTCGGCAAACGAGTACACAAGCCTGATGTACGGACACGTCGAGTCCCGTACGGACGACCTGATTCTGGGCAATGAACGTCGAAAGAGCCGTTCCCGAAGTGTCAACGAAGAG GTGGAAAATGGAGTGCCGGAGATGCACACCGAACCGCCGGATGCAGTCGTCGTCAGGTCGAATAGACGTGGCGCGTCAAATAGCAGTAATCGAAACAGACTAAGTCACAGTagagacgaagaagaagaggagctCAAATATGGGGCGGCGCATGTGATCAAACTTTTTGTCCCTGTCTCGCTATGCATGCTGGTTGTGGTAGCTACTATTAGTTCAGTCAATTTCTACACGACCAAAGGAATGTACTT agtcTACACTCCATTTCACGAAGACAGTGCCGACACGAGTACCAAAGTCTGGCAAGCGTTTGCCAACTCACTGATTCTTATGAGCGTCATTGTGTTTATGACTGTGATACTTATCACTCTTTATAAATACAGATTTTACAAAGTCATACACGGCTGGCTGATTATAAGCTCTTTGTTGCTACTTTCGATGTTTTCTGTTCTATATTGCga gcAAGTATTGAAAGCTTATAACATTCCAATGGATTTATTTACATTAGGTATAGTCTTATGGAATTTTGGTGCAGTTGGAATGATTTGTATTCATTGGCAAGGGCCATTGCAGCTTCAACAAGCAtatctgatttttatttccgcctTAATGGCACTCGTTTTTATTAAGTATCTACCCGAATGGACAGCGTGGGTTGTGCTTGGTGCTATAAGTATTTGGG atttgaTTGCGGTTTTAACGCCGAAAGGCCCACTAAGAATACTCGTCGAAACGGCGCAAGAACGAAACGAATCTATTTTCCCtgctttaatatattcttCCACTATTTTGTATTCATTTACCGTGACTTACGCTGGATACGTGCAAACGGCTACAATGGCATCTGGAGACACTGCGGCGTCTCCTACACGTAACCAGGAGGACAATCAAACTAATCAAGCGTCAGGTGATGCAGAAGAGGGTTTCACTCCTGAATGGGTAGAAACACACG atGAACGGGGCACGAGGCGCGCTCAAGAAGTCCGCGAAAGTTCGTCCGCAGCGAGAGAAAACACAAGAGAACGAGAAAGTCGCTCGCGAGAATCGCAAGGACAAACTCCCGCAGTGGCGGTTGCCGAGGAGGAACGTGGAGTTAAGCTCGGTCTCGgggattttatattttatagtgtGCTCGTCGGAAAAGCGTCTAGCTATGGAGACTGGAACACCACGTTAGCTTGTTTCGTCGCTATTCttatt ggcCTTTGTTTAACCCTGCTTCTACTGGCGATATTCAAGAAAGCGCTGCCAGCATTACCGATTTCTATCACATTCGGTTTGACGTTTTATTTTGCCACAAGAGTGATTGTTGCGCCGTTTGCCGATAGTTTAGCGAGCGAACAagtgtttatttaa
- the LOC139105960 gene encoding uncharacterized protein isoform X3, translated as MHSMASIQNDEEIQYAPRSRPQDVPAMPPCVTSAMSAGNLNRAHDGNDTSVAPQSNNNYNSINNSNNNNNNRVSNAVSAGNVSKIYPAKVTGAVSTGNIGRICRDKEKELGRAPSMANCLSTTVPVNLAVSQIAGRHTPTRNSLRHSRMIVMHRTGHRPEKFLPPLIYHRRLARCLAALQTILGIAVISLSLWLLLWAPHLPVMDNPYWSGMPLLMSGSFGICLLCCFKKEYPTMTSGFCLYATKVVSIFLTILTTIACVSACVFSAMHLSRLMGLECTPARVLNATCVCRPRGEPPDSFEDAVRYIDLNCPEVESILTILLIFSCTCNGLGALVAGWYSYLHWSTRYKRPKYTQVRTNTISNNKFNSRPIYKLNLEER; from the exons ATGCACTCGATGGCCTCGATACAGAACGACGAAGAGATTCAGTATGCACCGAGAAGCCGGCCG CAGGACGTGCCGGCAATGCCTCCGTGTGTTACTTCCGCTATGAGTGCGGGCAATTTAAATCGGGCCCATGATGGAAATGACACGTCCGTTGCACCTCAGAGCAACAACAATTACAACAGTATTAACAATAGCaacaataataacaataataggGTCAGTAACGCCGTTAGTGCGGGCAATGTATCCAAGATTTACCCTGCCAAAGTTACAG GTGCGGTATCAACCGGAAACATTGGGCGTATTTGTCGAGACAAAGAAAAGGAACTCGGCCGAGCACCGTCGATGGCTAACTGCCTGTCCACCACGGTTCCTGTCAATTTAGCAGTTTCTCAAATAGCCGGTCGACATACACCCACGAGAAATTCTTTGAGGCACAGCAGAATGATCGTAATGCATCGAACCGGCCATC gtCCAGAGAAGTTTCTACCTCCTTTGATCTACCATCGACGATTAGCCCGATGTTTGGCGGCATTGCAGACTATTCTTGGCATCGCGGTGATTTCTTTGTCGTTATGGTTGCTGCTTTGGGCACCGCATTTGCCTGTGATGGACAATCCATATTGGAGCGGCATGCCT ctcTTGATGTCCGGAAGCTTCGGAATTTGTCTCCTGTGCTGTTTTAAAAAGGAGTATCCGACTATGACTTCTGGATTTTGTCTTTATGCCACGAAA GTGGTTAGTATATTTTTGACGATTTTGACAACTATTGCTTGCGTGAGTGCATGTGTATTCTCCGCGATGCACTTGTCACGTCTTATGGGACTGGAATGCACTCCGGCACGAGTATTGAATGCCACATGCGTATGCAGACCTCGCGGTGAGCCGCCTGATTCATTCGAAGATGCAGTAAG GTACATAGATCTTAATTGTCCCGAAGTCGAAAGTATCCTGACGATTCTCCTCATCTTCTCGTGCACTTGCAACGGATTAGGCGCTTTGGTAGCAGGATGGTATAGTTACCTTCATTGGAGCACTCGATACAAAAGGCCGAAATATACCCAAGTCAGGACCAATACTATTTCCAACAATAAATTCAACAGCAGACCAATCTACAAATTAAACCTGGAGGAGCGATGA